Below is a window of Geomonas oryzisoli DNA.
ACCAATGCCGGCGCGATCTTCATGGGACACTACACCCCCGAGGCCTCCGGCGACTACCTGGCCGGTCCCAACCACACGCTTCCCACCGGCGGCACTGCCCGTTTCTTCTCGCCGCTGTCCGTGGATGACTTCGTCAAGAAAAGCTCCCTCATCTATTTCACCAAGGGCGGTCTGCAGCGCGTCGGCAAGGACATCGTCCGCATCGCAACGCTGGAGGGGCTCGAGGCCCACGGCAAGTCGGTCAGCTTCAGGCTCGACAGCTAGTAAGGCAAAAGCAGTTACGCAAAGAACGGTAAGTATCCGCGAAGGGCGCGAAGGAAGGCAGGAGGGATTATGATCCCGTACGCCTTGCGCGTCTGCCTGCTTTACATGTGACATTTCTATTCAAGGAGGCGGCATGGCCAGGTCGGCAAACATCGAACGCATCACCAAGGAGACGCAGATCAAGCTCTCCCTCGAAATCGACGGTAAAGGGGAGGCGCAGATCTGCACCTCGGTTCCTTTCCTGGACCACATGCTGGACCTCTTCGCCAGGCACGGCCTCTTCAACCTCAAGGTCGAGGCACACGGCGACATCGACATCGACTTCCACCACACCGTCGAGGATATCGGCATCGTGCTCGGGACCGCGTTCAAGGAAGCGCTGGGCGACAAGTGCGGCATCCGCCGCTACGGCCAGGCCACCGTGCCGATGGACGAGACCCTTGCCAGCGTCGCCACCGACCTCTCCGGTCGTCCCTACCTGGTCTACAACGTCAATTTACCCAAGGTGAAGATCGGAGATTTCGACGTCGAGCTGGTGCGTGAGTTCTTCCAGGGCTTCGTGAACCACTGCGGCGCCAACCTCCACATCAACGTCATGTACGGCGACAACGTGCACCATATCCTGGAAGCCTGCTTCAAGGCCGCCGCCCGCGCACTGGACATGGCGACGCAAATGGATTCCCGCATCGAAGGGGTCATGTCCACCAAGGGGAAACTGTAAAATCTGCCCTCACCCCGAGCCTCTCCCGGAGGGCGAGGGGGAGTGGACCACGTTGACGGCCTTCTTTTTAGAGTTGGGCTGTCCATCCCTTCCCCCACCGGGGGAAGGTGCCCTGAAGGGGCGGATGAGGGCGTTGGCAGCACGTGTAATGCGCCAGCGCGATAACGGTAAAACAGCAACAGGCGCCGCCTACGGTGCCGGAAGGATAGATAGATGATCGCGATCATAGATTACGGCATGGGGAACCTCCGCTCCGTGCAAAAAGGGTTCGAGAAGGTCGGCTGCGACGCCGTCGTCACCTCCGATCCCAAGGTGCTGCTGGACGCCGAGCGCGTCGTGCTCCCGGGCGTCGGGGCCTTCCGCGACTGCATCAGGAACCTCGAAGAAGGGGGCTTTGTCGAGCCGATCCTCAAGGTTATCAAGGAAGGCAAGCCCTTCCTCGGCATCTGCCTCGGTCTGCAGCTCCTCTTTACCGAGAGTGAAGAGTTCGGCATCCACAAGGGCCTGGACGTGATCCCCGGCAAGGTGCTCCGCTTCCCGGAAGGGATGCAGCAGGCGGGCGAAGACCTGAAGGTGCCGCACATGGGCTGGAACCAGCTTGACATCAAGCGCCCGTCCCCGCTGTTCCAGGGTGTCGAGCAGGGCTCCAACGTCTATTTCGTGCACTCCTACTACGTGAAGCCCGATGACGAGAGCGTGGTGGCGGCGACCACCAACTACGGCATCGACTTCTGCGCCGCCATCTGGCGCGACAACGTGGTAGCCGCCCAGTTCCACCCGGAGAAGTCCCAGGACAAGGGGCTCGCCATGCTCAAGAACTTTTCGCAGATGAAATAATCTCTGCCCGCCCGGGTCTTTGTTCCCTCCCCCGGAGGGGGAGGGTTAGGGAGGGGGATGTTTTTTCTTCCGCCAGCATAGCCCCCCACCCAGCCTCCCCCCTCCGGGGGGAGGAGATATGAAATTACCGAGGGATTGAAATGATCATTATTCCGGCAATAGATCTGAAGAACGGCTGCTGTGTCCGCTTAGAGCAGGGGCTGATGGAGAAGGACACGGTTTTCAACGACGATCCGGGCGCGCAGGCGGCCGAGTGGCAGCGCCAGGGTGGCGAGATCCTGCACATCGTCGACCTCGACGGCGCCTTCGCCGGTGAGCCGAAGAACCGCTCCGCCATCGAATCCATCGTCAAGTCCGTCACCATCCCGACCCAGCTGGGCGGCGGCATCCGCGACATCGCCACCATCGAGGCCTATCTTTCCCTCGGTATCGGACGCGTTATCATCGGCACCGCTGCTCAGAGAAACCCCGCCTTCGTGAAAGAGGCCTGCGCCAAGTTCCCGGGCAAGATCGTGGTCGGCATCGACGCCAAGAACGGCATGGTCGCCGTGCAGGGTTGGGCCGAGGTGACCGGCATCACCGCCACCGAGCTCGCCAGGCAGTTCGAAGGTGACGGCGTCTCCGCCATCATCTACACCGACATCAGCCGTGACGGCATGATGCAGGGGCCGAACATCGAAGCGACCAAAGCGCTGGCCGAAGCCATCAACATCCCGGTGATCGCTTCCGGCGGACTCTCCTCGCTGAAGGACATCGAGAACTTGATCGCCATCGAATCCTCCGGTGTCACCGGTGTCATCACCGGCAAGGCCATCTACTCCGGCGCCATCAACCTCGCCGAAGCGATAGCACTGACCAAACAAAAATAGCTTCGCCTCCTCCGGCGTACGGTCGGTCGCCGCTGCTAGTTCCCAAGCTGGAGCTTGGGAACCAGGATGGTGGAGTTGCTGCTCGTTCCCAAGCTCCAGCTTGGGAACGCAAACCCTCTGCGAAGCTCGAGCTTCGCGTAAGCTGTGGGTTCCCAAGCAGGAGCTTGGGAACCAGGACTGTGGAGTTTTCAGATGCTGACCAAAAGAATCATCCCCTGCCTGGACGTAAAAGGTGGCCGGGTAGTAAAAGGTGTCCAGTTCCTGGGCCTGCGCGATGCGGGCGACCCGGTCGAGATAGCCGAGCTGTACGACCAGCAGGGCGCTGACGAGCTGACCTTCC
It encodes the following:
- the hisB gene encoding imidazoleglycerol-phosphate dehydratase HisB; the protein is MARSANIERITKETQIKLSLEIDGKGEAQICTSVPFLDHMLDLFARHGLFNLKVEAHGDIDIDFHHTVEDIGIVLGTAFKEALGDKCGIRRYGQATVPMDETLASVATDLSGRPYLVYNVNLPKVKIGDFDVELVREFFQGFVNHCGANLHINVMYGDNVHHILEACFKAAARALDMATQMDSRIEGVMSTKGKL
- the hisH gene encoding imidazole glycerol phosphate synthase subunit HisH — its product is MIAIIDYGMGNLRSVQKGFEKVGCDAVVTSDPKVLLDAERVVLPGVGAFRDCIRNLEEGGFVEPILKVIKEGKPFLGICLGLQLLFTESEEFGIHKGLDVIPGKVLRFPEGMQQAGEDLKVPHMGWNQLDIKRPSPLFQGVEQGSNVYFVHSYYVKPDDESVVAATTNYGIDFCAAIWRDNVVAAQFHPEKSQDKGLAMLKNFSQMK
- the hisA gene encoding 1-(5-phosphoribosyl)-5-[(5-phosphoribosylamino)methylideneamino]imidazole-4-carboxamide isomerase, encoding MIIIPAIDLKNGCCVRLEQGLMEKDTVFNDDPGAQAAEWQRQGGEILHIVDLDGAFAGEPKNRSAIESIVKSVTIPTQLGGGIRDIATIEAYLSLGIGRVIIGTAAQRNPAFVKEACAKFPGKIVVGIDAKNGMVAVQGWAEVTGITATELARQFEGDGVSAIIYTDISRDGMMQGPNIEATKALAEAINIPVIASGGLSSLKDIENLIAIESSGVTGVITGKAIYSGAINLAEAIALTKQK